One Chrysiogenia bacterium genomic window, CGTGGCCAAGGAGCTGGGCTGCCTGACCGTGGGCGTCGTGACCAAGCCCTTCTTCTTCGAGGGACTTCGCCGCAACAAGTTCGCCAACCAGGGGATCGAGAAGCTGCGCGATCACGTCGATGCACTTATCACCATCCCCAACCGCAAGCTGCAGGAAATTGCCGGCAAGGACATGCAGATGACCGAGGCTTTTGCCAAGGCCGACGAAGTCCTCTACCAGGCGGTAAAAAGCATCTCGGACATCATCACCGTGAACGGCCTGATCAACGTCGACTTTGCCGACGTGCGCACGATCATGGCCGATATGGGCCGCGCGCTTATGGGAACGGGCGTTGCCAGCGGCGAGCGCCGCGCCTGGGACGCCGCCCGTAAGGCGATCAACTCCCCGCTGCTCGAGGATGCGACGATCGAGGGCGCCCGCGGCGTGCTCATCAACGTGACCGGTTCGAGCTCGCTCAAACTCTCCGAGGTTGAAGAGGCTGCCATGATGATTCAGGAGGCCTCGCATCCGGACGCCAACATCATCTTCGGTTCGGTCATCGACGACACCTTCGAGGACACGGTGAAGATCACGGTGATCGCCACGGGCTTCGAGGCGCGACCGCAAGCGCAGAAGGGACGGGCCTCCGTTCCTTCGCAGGTGCGCGAGCCTTCGAACCGTCC contains:
- the ftsZ gene encoding cell division protein FtsZ; the protein is MFEFEEKEDRIVKIKVVGVGGGGGNAVNQMIDSGLSNVDFAAANTDAQALGANKAPLHLQLGRETTRGLGAGANPEVGASAAEEDVERLREALEGADMVFVTAGMGGGTGTGAAPVVARVAKELGCLTVGVVTKPFFFEGLRRNKFANQGIEKLRDHVDALITIPNRKLQEIAGKDMQMTEAFAKADEVLYQAVKSISDIITVNGLINVDFADVRTIMADMGRALMGTGVASGERRAWDAARKAINSPLLEDATIEGARGVLINVTGSSSLKLSEVEEAAMMIQEASHPDANIIFGSVIDDTFEDTVKITVIATGFEARPQAQKGRASVPSQVREPSNRP